In Harmonia axyridis chromosome X, icHarAxyr1.1, whole genome shotgun sequence, a single window of DNA contains:
- the LOC123686447 gene encoding microtubule-associated serine/threonine-protein kinase 3 isoform X1 — MESEKFHCGAKSRIRCNSARALVFDEPVSPCERPKCSMPVCGCGAPIKHVHSDYPQVTQPSNLVRMRNSTLGKSAPSLSLNMKDTNVSRRNSRPVAVHRLSFITNTSPVLPRSHSPICGSPIDSPRTHSSFINFSFAPIKRIVAGCRGDGRRWSVASLPSSGYGTTPGSSNISSKCSSHEKLHQLPHLPTTDDMKMLTHHFSSNDSNASISGVTEENVATHRSPLHRPRSRSLSSPSRSPIIDNDICMMNTLYKERFPKATQQMEERLTNFIEENKSIDFGKAFCDFVPIVRFVHHQVLEMARDCLHKSQSKLITSRYFYEMSENLERLLTETKEKSEDAANLVTGFIKKLLLIISRPARLLECLEFDPEEFYHFLEAAEGQVKGFQGIKTDIPQYIIQKLGLNRDPIAELQQELRDCSWSSNLSSSCNSVCMSSTPNSKATFKNPNEQDFEVVKLISNGAYGAVYLVKHKQTKQRFALKKINKNNLMLRNQVEQVFAERDILSFADNPFVVSMYCSFETRKHLCLVMEYVEGGDCASLLKNIGPLPSDMAKFYFAETVLAVEYLHSYGIVHRDLKPDNLLITALGHIKLTDFGLSKMGLMSLATNLYEGYVDTESRQFSDKQVFGTPEYIAPEVILRQGYGKPVDWWSMGIILYEFLVGCVPFFGDTPEELFSHTVHDDIEWPDKDDWPVQEDAKDLITALLQHSPRDRLGTGGAHEVKEHIYFADLDWNSLLRQKAEFIPQLEHDEDTSYFDSRLDRYNHELEDDTDDTDDSPVFSLFSSCSPQYKKTNVSKLSLNTDVEKVTESPKFSLDTPDTPDIPDSKLKFEIQTSSKEHTEVVHVEHKKPILDISRTLSTPDSSQTDSDDVSPQIQRKRRSAHSRDVLPKFSISMEDASEHSSINLEKTLALARISSTPTSSKHKSRSVVKSASASGLSLMIPTTDEFEAIHSPSGGGSSTASSRDTSPCRELSPLITSLKPPIIIRRGPKGFGFTVHTIRVYYGDTDVYTMHHLVMAVEEGSPAFEAGLRPADLITHINGETVQGLYHTQVLQLLLGGAEHVSLRATPLEQTSIKTGGRKREPGLSKLAKRSLHRQRKQKKDHDKKRKNSLFRRISNKRASAEIQQVCYSNLVNIMAAGIQSPISVTPSRSFQSFSRSQDNSPLNVATVRNNSNRSNLSAPDNMSHLSNSPSTQTPSSSSSSPTPVSASRSSKQHYQRPSTLHGLKHKLHSTGCSKVLHSTNPSCAATIPSRRKSVGHIPLSPLARTPSPSPLPASPTRSPSPLTFPIGHQPGSSNTTQSYSPSAGGAPIAMCNQSKKGFVRAKTSEPGSPLLRRALSPDRLHPRSAENKCSISPLCSSGNSQTVVKAQPRTNNTALWKPSQLDRDKEMELENTLDLSNSSDTQNQNRLSLNLSAPGELLPRIAEEKDSPTSSCYDIKQDLTKTIKEKDKCDTTGLTFNSNAIQKQDSKTSNEVRECTVNNRKSDSSNDKMNELIKTNSNIHDGDSQKAKVLEDSKDRVSKRLVENPHKVPIEKELTSKKSDTVILKPKVVEMIEKQKVKNVVELDKSKPTKGDENEKNCHNPPEQLTKTKAKTNTEGEKQKLIEKEDEKSSKSVGDSEPSKTKTTKELLRAFSLKESKKQKDIKKQNKNSEKEKEQGKSEAGKSTCKSEDKDSKTQSKPAEDNTSKGSKKTKN, encoded by the exons ATGGAGAGCGAAAAATTTCATTGTGGAGCTAAATCCAGAATTCGATGCAATTCTGCTAGGGCTTTGGTATTTGATGAGCCAGTATCGCCTTGTGAAAGGCCAAAATGTTCAATGCCGGTGTGTGGATGTGGGGCTCCGATCAAACATGTTCACTCTG ATTATCCACAGGTTACCCAACCTTCAAACTTGGTTCGTATGCGAAATTCAACCTTAGGGAAGTCTGCTCCATCTTTGTCCTTGAATATG aaGGACACAAATGTTTCTCGTCGCAATAGCCGTCCAGTAGCTGTCCATCGATTAAGTTTTATAACAAACACTTCACCTGTTCTGCCTAGGTCACATTCTCCAATCTGTGGAAGTCCTATCGACAGTCCCAGAACCCATTCTAGTTTCATCAACTTCTCATTTGCACCAATCAAAAG AATTGTGGCTGGTTGTAGAGGAGATGGTAGAAGATGGTCCGTAGCATCCTTACCATCCTCAGGATATGGAACAACTCCTGGTAGTTCCAATATTTCT tctaAATGCTCAAGCCATGAAAAATTGCATCAGCTTCCACATTTACCCACTACTGATGATATGAAAATGCTTACACATCATTTTTCCAGCAATGATAGCAACGCTTCCATATCAGGTGTTACAGAAGAAAATGTAGCTACACATAGATCACCACTTCATCGTCCACGTTCAAGAAGTCTGAG TAGTCCAAGTAGATCTCCAATTATagataatgatatatgtatGATGAATACTTTGTACAAAGAACGTTTTCCTAAAGCTACACAGCAAATGGAAGAAAGGTTGACGAAtttcatcgaagaaaataaatccATTGATTTTGGAAAAGCATTTTGTGATTTTGTGCCTATTGTTCGTTTTGTTCATCATCAAGTTCTGGAAATGGCAAGAGACTGTTTACATAAATCTCAGTCGAAGCTCATCACCAGtagatatttctatgaaatgtcTGAAAATTTAGAGAGACTCTTAACCGAG ACAAAAGAAAAATCCGAGGATGCTGCTAATCTAGTCACAGGCTTCATAAAGAAgctgttattaattatttcgcGACCTGCTCGTCTTCTGGAATGCCTGGAGTTTGACCCTGAGGAGTTTTACCACTTTTTGGAGGCTGCAGAGGGCCAGGTTAAGGGTTTTCAAGGCATCAAAACAGACATACCTCAATACATAATTCAGAAATTGGGATTAAATAGAGACCCCATAGCTGAGCTACAGCAAGAACTGCGCGATTGTTCATGGAGCTCCAATTTATCCTCATCATGTAATTCAGTGTGTATGTCTTCCACACCTAATTCAAAGGCTACCTTCAAAAATCCCAACGAACAGGATTTCGAAGTGGTAAAACTTATTTCCAATGGGGCTTATGGTGCGGTTTACTTAGTTAAGCACAAACAGACAAAGCAAAGGTTTgcattgaagaaaattaataaGAATAACTTGATGTTGAGAAATCAGGTGGAGCAGGTTTTTGCAGAACGAGATATATTGAGTTTTGCCGATAATCCCTTTGTAGTTTCTATGTACTGCAGTTTCGAAACTAGAAAACATCTTTGTTTAGTCATGGAGTATGTGGAAGGAGGAGATTGTGCtagtttattgaagaatattggACCACTTCCTTCAGATATGGCCAAGTTTTATTTTGCCGAGACTGTCTTAGCTGTTGAATATCTTCATAGCTATGGCATTGTACATAGAGACCTTAAACCAGATAA cCTACTGATAACCGCATTGGGACATATCAAACTAACAGACTTTGGATTGAGTAAAATGGGATTAATGTCAC TGGCAACAAATTTATATGAAGGTTATGTCGACACAGAATCGAGGCAATTTTCAGACAAGCAAGTATTTGGAACTCCGGAATATATAGCACCAGAAGTAATACTTAGACAAGGTTATGGTAAACCTGTAGATTGGTGGTCAATGGGTATTATTCTGTACGAATTTCTTGTGGGTTGTGTCCCATTCTTTGGTGATACTCCTGAAGAGCTTTTTTCTCATACAGTACATGATGATATTGAGTGGCCAGACAAAGACGATTGGCCTGTACAAGAAGATGCTAAGGATCTGATCACAGCACTTTTGCAGCACTCTCCTAGAGATCGTTTGGGGACAGGAGGTGCTCATGAGGTTAAggaacatatttattttgcggATTTGGATTGGAATAGTTTGTTGAGACAGAAGGCCGAATTCATTCCTCAGTTAGAACATGATGAGGATACAAGCTATTTTGACA GTCGACTTGATAGATATAACCATGAGCTTGAAGATGATACTGATGATACAGACGATTCCCCAGTTTTTAGTCTGTTTTCTTCTTGCTCTcctcaatataaaaaaacaaatgtttcCAAGCTAAGTCTTAATACAGATGTTGAAAAGGTGACTGAATCCCCCAAGTTTAGTTTAGATACTCCGGACACTCCAGATATTCCCGATAGCAAATTGAAATTTGAGATACAAACATCAAGTAAGGAACATACCGAGGTTGTGCATGTGGAACATAAAAAG CCTATATTAGATATCAGTAGAACATTGAGTACCCCTGATTCATCTCAGACAGACAGTGATGATGTATCTCCTCAAATTCAAAGAAAACGTAGAAGTGCGCATAGCAGAGATGTATTGCCTAAATTTTCCATATCAATGGAAGATGCCTCCGAACACAGTTCGATAAATCTTGAAAAAACTTTGGCGTTGGCTAGGATCTCGTCAACTCCAACTTCAAGCAAACATAAATCGAGATCGGTTGTCAAGAGTGCATCGGCTTCAGGGTTATCACTGATGATTCCGACTACAG ATGAATTTGAAGCTATACATTCTCCTAGTGGAGGTGGATCAAGTACTGCAAGTTCTCGTGATACTTCTCCTTGTAGAGAATTGTCACCGCTCATAACTAGTTTGAAGCcaccaataataataagaagAGGTCCTAAAGGATTTGGATTCACAGTACATACGATCAGGGTGTATTATGGTGACACAGATGTATACACTATGCATCATTTGGTTATG GCAGTAGAGGAGGGAAGTCCAGCGTTTGAAGCAGGCTTGAGGCCTGCAGATCTGATAACTCATATCAATGGAGAAACAGTTCAAGGTCTATATCATACTCAGGTGCTTCAGCTTTTATTGGGAGGTGCTGAACATGTTAGCTTGAGAGCGACACCTCTGGAGCAAACCTCCATCAAGACAGGTGGACGAAAACGCGAACCGGGATTGAGCAAGCTGGCAAAACGCAGTCTTCACAGACAGAGAAAGCAGAAGAAAGATCACGATAAGAAACGCAAGAACTCTCTGTTCCGAAGGATTAGTAATAAGAGGGCTAGTGCAGAAATCCAACAGGTTTGTTACAGTAATCTAGTAAATATT ATGGCGGCAGGTATACAATCTCCCATCAGTGTAACTCCTAGTCGAAGTTTCCAGTCCTTCTCACGATCTCAAGATAACAGCCCCTTGAATGTTGCAACAGTTCGAAACAATTCAAACAGGTCAAATTTATCAGCTCCAGACAATATGAGTCACCTCTCAAATAGTCCTTCAACTCAAACTCCATCTTCTAGTTCCTCGAGCCCCACACCAGTATCAGCAAGTCGGAGTAGTAAGCAGCATTATCAGAGACCTTCTACTTTGCACGGATTGAAACATAAGCTTCATTCGACTGGTTGTTCTAAAGTATTACATTCTACAAATCCTTCTTGTGCAGCTACTATTCCTAGCAGAAGGAAGTCAGTTGGGCATATACCCCTCTCTCCTCTTGCCAGGACCCCTTCTCCCTCACCATTACCAGCTTCCCCTACTAGATCTCCTAGTCCTTTGACTTTTCCTATTGGCCATCAGCCTGGCAGTTCAAATACCACCCAGTCCTACAGTCCTAGTGCAGGAGGAGCTCCCATCGCTATGTGTAATCAAAGTAAAAAAGGCTTTGTCAGGGCTAAGACTTCGGAACCAGGATCACCTCTTTTAAGAAGAGCTTTGTCTCCAGATCGTTTACACCCAAGGAGTGCTGAAAATAAATGTTCGATCTCACCACTTTGTTCATCAGGGAACAGCCAAACAGTTGTTAAGGCTCAACCAAGAACCAATAATACTGCATTGTGGAAACCTTCTCAGTTGGATAGGGATAAAGAGATGGAATTAGAAAACACATTGGATTTGTCTAATTCTTCTGACACTCAGAACCAAAACAGGTTATCTTTGAATTTATCTGCACCTGGAGAACTTTTACCTAGAATTGCTGAAGAAAAGGACTCACCCACAAGCAGTTGCTATGATATTAAACAGGATTTAACTAAAACCATCAAAGAAAAAGATAAATGTGATACAACAGGCTTGACATTCAACTCTAATGCAATACAAAAACAAGATTCGAAAACATCCAACGAGGTGAGAGAATGTACTGTGAACAATAGAAAGAGTGATTCAAGTAAtgataaaatgaatgaattaataaaaacaaattctaatATTCATGATGGGGATAGTCAGAAGGCCAAAGTTTTGGAAGATAGTAAAGATAGGGTATCTAAACGTTTGGTGGAAAATCCACACAAAGTTCCTATTGAAAAAGAACTGACATCGAAAAAGTCTGATACTGTAATATTAAAACCTAAAGTGGTGGaaatgattgaaaaacaaaaagttaaaaATGTGGTAGAACTTGATAAATCCAAGCCTACAAAAGGTgacgaaaatgagaaaaattgtcATAACCCTCCAGAGCAACTCACTAAAACAAAAGCAAAAACCAATACAGAAGGTGAGAAACAAAAACTAATAGAGAAAGAAGATGAGAAATCTTCGAAATCTGTTGGTGACAGTGAACCAAGTAAAACAAAAACTACGAAAGAATTGTTGAGAGCGTTCTCCCTTAAAGAATCCAAAAAACAGAAGGATATCAAGAAGCAGAACAAAAACAGTGAAAAAGAGAAGGAGCAGGGTAAATCTGAAGCAGGTAAAAGTACCTGCAAGTCTGAAGATAAGGATAGTAAAACTCAATCAAAGCCTGCAGAGGATAATACAAGTAAAGGCagcaaaaaaacgaaaaattaa
- the LOC123686447 gene encoding microtubule-associated serine/threonine-protein kinase 3 isoform X2, with translation MESEKFHCGAKSRIRCNSARALVFDEPVSPCERPKCSMPVCGCGAPIKHVHSDYPQVTQPSNLVRMRNSTLGKSAPSLSLNMKDTNVSRRNSRPVAVHRLSFITNTSPVLPRSHSPICGSPIDSPRTHSSFINFSFAPIKRIVAGCRGDGRRWSVASLPSSGYGTTPGSSNISSKCSSHEKLHQLPHLPTTDDMKMLTHHFSSNDSNASISGVTEENVATHRSPLHRPRSRSLSSPSRSPIIDNDICMMNTLYKERFPKATQQMEERLTNFIEENKSIDFGKAFCDFVPIVRFVHHQVLEMARDCLHKSQSKLITSRYFYEMSENLERLLTETKEKSEDAANLVTGFIKKLLLIISRPARLLECLEFDPEEFYHFLEAAEGQVKGFQGIKTDIPQYIIQKLGLNRDPIAELQQELRDCSWSSNLSSSCNSVCMSSTPNSKATFKNPNEQDFEVVKLISNGAYGAVYLVKHKQTKQRFALKKINKNNLMLRNQVEQVFAERDILSFADNPFVVSMYCSFETRKHLCLVMEYVEGGDCASLLKNIGPLPSDMAKFYFAETVLAVEYLHSYGIVHRDLKPDNLLITALGHIKLTDFGLSKMGLMSLATNLYEGYVDTESRQFSDKQVFGTPEYIAPEVILRQGYGKPVDWWSMGIILYEFLVGCVPFFGDTPEELFSHTVHDDIEWPDKDDWPVQEDAKDLITALLQHSPRDRLGTGGAHEVKEHIYFADLDWNSLLRQKAEFIPQLEHDEDTSYFDSRLDRYNHELEDDTDDTDDSPVFSLFSSCSPQYKKTNVSKLSLNTDVEKVTESPKFSLDTPDTPDIPDSKLKFEIQTSSKEHTEVVHVEHKKPILDISRTLSTPDSSQTDSDDVSPQIQRKRRSAHSRDVLPKFSISMEDASEHSSINLEKTLALARISSTPTSSKHKSRSVVKSASASGLSLMIPTTDEFEAIHSPSGGGSSTASSRDTSPCRELSPLITSLKPPIIIRRGPKGFGFTVHTIRVYYGDTDVYTMHHLVMAVEEGSPAFEAGLRPADLITHINGETVQGLYHTQVLQLLLGGAEHVSLRATPLEQTSIKTGGRKREPGLSKLAKRSLHRQRKQKKDHDKKRKNSLFRRISNKRASAEIQQMAAGIQSPISVTPSRSFQSFSRSQDNSPLNVATVRNNSNRSNLSAPDNMSHLSNSPSTQTPSSSSSSPTPVSASRSSKQHYQRPSTLHGLKHKLHSTGCSKVLHSTNPSCAATIPSRRKSVGHIPLSPLARTPSPSPLPASPTRSPSPLTFPIGHQPGSSNTTQSYSPSAGGAPIAMCNQSKKGFVRAKTSEPGSPLLRRALSPDRLHPRSAENKCSISPLCSSGNSQTVVKAQPRTNNTALWKPSQLDRDKEMELENTLDLSNSSDTQNQNRLSLNLSAPGELLPRIAEEKDSPTSSCYDIKQDLTKTIKEKDKCDTTGLTFNSNAIQKQDSKTSNEVRECTVNNRKSDSSNDKMNELIKTNSNIHDGDSQKAKVLEDSKDRVSKRLVENPHKVPIEKELTSKKSDTVILKPKVVEMIEKQKVKNVVELDKSKPTKGDENEKNCHNPPEQLTKTKAKTNTEGEKQKLIEKEDEKSSKSVGDSEPSKTKTTKELLRAFSLKESKKQKDIKKQNKNSEKEKEQGKSEAGKSTCKSEDKDSKTQSKPAEDNTSKGSKKTKN, from the exons ATGGAGAGCGAAAAATTTCATTGTGGAGCTAAATCCAGAATTCGATGCAATTCTGCTAGGGCTTTGGTATTTGATGAGCCAGTATCGCCTTGTGAAAGGCCAAAATGTTCAATGCCGGTGTGTGGATGTGGGGCTCCGATCAAACATGTTCACTCTG ATTATCCACAGGTTACCCAACCTTCAAACTTGGTTCGTATGCGAAATTCAACCTTAGGGAAGTCTGCTCCATCTTTGTCCTTGAATATG aaGGACACAAATGTTTCTCGTCGCAATAGCCGTCCAGTAGCTGTCCATCGATTAAGTTTTATAACAAACACTTCACCTGTTCTGCCTAGGTCACATTCTCCAATCTGTGGAAGTCCTATCGACAGTCCCAGAACCCATTCTAGTTTCATCAACTTCTCATTTGCACCAATCAAAAG AATTGTGGCTGGTTGTAGAGGAGATGGTAGAAGATGGTCCGTAGCATCCTTACCATCCTCAGGATATGGAACAACTCCTGGTAGTTCCAATATTTCT tctaAATGCTCAAGCCATGAAAAATTGCATCAGCTTCCACATTTACCCACTACTGATGATATGAAAATGCTTACACATCATTTTTCCAGCAATGATAGCAACGCTTCCATATCAGGTGTTACAGAAGAAAATGTAGCTACACATAGATCACCACTTCATCGTCCACGTTCAAGAAGTCTGAG TAGTCCAAGTAGATCTCCAATTATagataatgatatatgtatGATGAATACTTTGTACAAAGAACGTTTTCCTAAAGCTACACAGCAAATGGAAGAAAGGTTGACGAAtttcatcgaagaaaataaatccATTGATTTTGGAAAAGCATTTTGTGATTTTGTGCCTATTGTTCGTTTTGTTCATCATCAAGTTCTGGAAATGGCAAGAGACTGTTTACATAAATCTCAGTCGAAGCTCATCACCAGtagatatttctatgaaatgtcTGAAAATTTAGAGAGACTCTTAACCGAG ACAAAAGAAAAATCCGAGGATGCTGCTAATCTAGTCACAGGCTTCATAAAGAAgctgttattaattatttcgcGACCTGCTCGTCTTCTGGAATGCCTGGAGTTTGACCCTGAGGAGTTTTACCACTTTTTGGAGGCTGCAGAGGGCCAGGTTAAGGGTTTTCAAGGCATCAAAACAGACATACCTCAATACATAATTCAGAAATTGGGATTAAATAGAGACCCCATAGCTGAGCTACAGCAAGAACTGCGCGATTGTTCATGGAGCTCCAATTTATCCTCATCATGTAATTCAGTGTGTATGTCTTCCACACCTAATTCAAAGGCTACCTTCAAAAATCCCAACGAACAGGATTTCGAAGTGGTAAAACTTATTTCCAATGGGGCTTATGGTGCGGTTTACTTAGTTAAGCACAAACAGACAAAGCAAAGGTTTgcattgaagaaaattaataaGAATAACTTGATGTTGAGAAATCAGGTGGAGCAGGTTTTTGCAGAACGAGATATATTGAGTTTTGCCGATAATCCCTTTGTAGTTTCTATGTACTGCAGTTTCGAAACTAGAAAACATCTTTGTTTAGTCATGGAGTATGTGGAAGGAGGAGATTGTGCtagtttattgaagaatattggACCACTTCCTTCAGATATGGCCAAGTTTTATTTTGCCGAGACTGTCTTAGCTGTTGAATATCTTCATAGCTATGGCATTGTACATAGAGACCTTAAACCAGATAA cCTACTGATAACCGCATTGGGACATATCAAACTAACAGACTTTGGATTGAGTAAAATGGGATTAATGTCAC TGGCAACAAATTTATATGAAGGTTATGTCGACACAGAATCGAGGCAATTTTCAGACAAGCAAGTATTTGGAACTCCGGAATATATAGCACCAGAAGTAATACTTAGACAAGGTTATGGTAAACCTGTAGATTGGTGGTCAATGGGTATTATTCTGTACGAATTTCTTGTGGGTTGTGTCCCATTCTTTGGTGATACTCCTGAAGAGCTTTTTTCTCATACAGTACATGATGATATTGAGTGGCCAGACAAAGACGATTGGCCTGTACAAGAAGATGCTAAGGATCTGATCACAGCACTTTTGCAGCACTCTCCTAGAGATCGTTTGGGGACAGGAGGTGCTCATGAGGTTAAggaacatatttattttgcggATTTGGATTGGAATAGTTTGTTGAGACAGAAGGCCGAATTCATTCCTCAGTTAGAACATGATGAGGATACAAGCTATTTTGACA GTCGACTTGATAGATATAACCATGAGCTTGAAGATGATACTGATGATACAGACGATTCCCCAGTTTTTAGTCTGTTTTCTTCTTGCTCTcctcaatataaaaaaacaaatgtttcCAAGCTAAGTCTTAATACAGATGTTGAAAAGGTGACTGAATCCCCCAAGTTTAGTTTAGATACTCCGGACACTCCAGATATTCCCGATAGCAAATTGAAATTTGAGATACAAACATCAAGTAAGGAACATACCGAGGTTGTGCATGTGGAACATAAAAAG CCTATATTAGATATCAGTAGAACATTGAGTACCCCTGATTCATCTCAGACAGACAGTGATGATGTATCTCCTCAAATTCAAAGAAAACGTAGAAGTGCGCATAGCAGAGATGTATTGCCTAAATTTTCCATATCAATGGAAGATGCCTCCGAACACAGTTCGATAAATCTTGAAAAAACTTTGGCGTTGGCTAGGATCTCGTCAACTCCAACTTCAAGCAAACATAAATCGAGATCGGTTGTCAAGAGTGCATCGGCTTCAGGGTTATCACTGATGATTCCGACTACAG ATGAATTTGAAGCTATACATTCTCCTAGTGGAGGTGGATCAAGTACTGCAAGTTCTCGTGATACTTCTCCTTGTAGAGAATTGTCACCGCTCATAACTAGTTTGAAGCcaccaataataataagaagAGGTCCTAAAGGATTTGGATTCACAGTACATACGATCAGGGTGTATTATGGTGACACAGATGTATACACTATGCATCATTTGGTTATG GCAGTAGAGGAGGGAAGTCCAGCGTTTGAAGCAGGCTTGAGGCCTGCAGATCTGATAACTCATATCAATGGAGAAACAGTTCAAGGTCTATATCATACTCAGGTGCTTCAGCTTTTATTGGGAGGTGCTGAACATGTTAGCTTGAGAGCGACACCTCTGGAGCAAACCTCCATCAAGACAGGTGGACGAAAACGCGAACCGGGATTGAGCAAGCTGGCAAAACGCAGTCTTCACAGACAGAGAAAGCAGAAGAAAGATCACGATAAGAAACGCAAGAACTCTCTGTTCCGAAGGATTAGTAATAAGAGGGCTAGTGCAGAAATCCAACAG ATGGCGGCAGGTATACAATCTCCCATCAGTGTAACTCCTAGTCGAAGTTTCCAGTCCTTCTCACGATCTCAAGATAACAGCCCCTTGAATGTTGCAACAGTTCGAAACAATTCAAACAGGTCAAATTTATCAGCTCCAGACAATATGAGTCACCTCTCAAATAGTCCTTCAACTCAAACTCCATCTTCTAGTTCCTCGAGCCCCACACCAGTATCAGCAAGTCGGAGTAGTAAGCAGCATTATCAGAGACCTTCTACTTTGCACGGATTGAAACATAAGCTTCATTCGACTGGTTGTTCTAAAGTATTACATTCTACAAATCCTTCTTGTGCAGCTACTATTCCTAGCAGAAGGAAGTCAGTTGGGCATATACCCCTCTCTCCTCTTGCCAGGACCCCTTCTCCCTCACCATTACCAGCTTCCCCTACTAGATCTCCTAGTCCTTTGACTTTTCCTATTGGCCATCAGCCTGGCAGTTCAAATACCACCCAGTCCTACAGTCCTAGTGCAGGAGGAGCTCCCATCGCTATGTGTAATCAAAGTAAAAAAGGCTTTGTCAGGGCTAAGACTTCGGAACCAGGATCACCTCTTTTAAGAAGAGCTTTGTCTCCAGATCGTTTACACCCAAGGAGTGCTGAAAATAAATGTTCGATCTCACCACTTTGTTCATCAGGGAACAGCCAAACAGTTGTTAAGGCTCAACCAAGAACCAATAATACTGCATTGTGGAAACCTTCTCAGTTGGATAGGGATAAAGAGATGGAATTAGAAAACACATTGGATTTGTCTAATTCTTCTGACACTCAGAACCAAAACAGGTTATCTTTGAATTTATCTGCACCTGGAGAACTTTTACCTAGAATTGCTGAAGAAAAGGACTCACCCACAAGCAGTTGCTATGATATTAAACAGGATTTAACTAAAACCATCAAAGAAAAAGATAAATGTGATACAACAGGCTTGACATTCAACTCTAATGCAATACAAAAACAAGATTCGAAAACATCCAACGAGGTGAGAGAATGTACTGTGAACAATAGAAAGAGTGATTCAAGTAAtgataaaatgaatgaattaataaaaacaaattctaatATTCATGATGGGGATAGTCAGAAGGCCAAAGTTTTGGAAGATAGTAAAGATAGGGTATCTAAACGTTTGGTGGAAAATCCACACAAAGTTCCTATTGAAAAAGAACTGACATCGAAAAAGTCTGATACTGTAATATTAAAACCTAAAGTGGTGGaaatgattgaaaaacaaaaagttaaaaATGTGGTAGAACTTGATAAATCCAAGCCTACAAAAGGTgacgaaaatgagaaaaattgtcATAACCCTCCAGAGCAACTCACTAAAACAAAAGCAAAAACCAATACAGAAGGTGAGAAACAAAAACTAATAGAGAAAGAAGATGAGAAATCTTCGAAATCTGTTGGTGACAGTGAACCAAGTAAAACAAAAACTACGAAAGAATTGTTGAGAGCGTTCTCCCTTAAAGAATCCAAAAAACAGAAGGATATCAAGAAGCAGAACAAAAACAGTGAAAAAGAGAAGGAGCAGGGTAAATCTGAAGCAGGTAAAAGTACCTGCAAGTCTGAAGATAAGGATAGTAAAACTCAATCAAAGCCTGCAGAGGATAATACAAGTAAAGGCagcaaaaaaacgaaaaattaa